Below is a window of Pelagicoccus albus DNA.
GCGGCCCGACGAACCACAAGATCTGCAGTAGGTCCAAGTGTAGTCGGTAAAGTCGCGATCACTCCAATCCGCGTTCCTGCCGCCACGGCTTGATCGGCCATAGGCTGGTCGACGCGTAACACCGGCACGCCTGTCAATTCGGCCGCTGCTTCCACTGCCTTTCCAATCGAGGAACAGGTTACCAGGATATAGTCAGCTCCCGCAGCAGCAGCAGATCCGACGTGCTCCACTACGCGACGGGCCGTCGCAGGGGTAAGTTCACCCTTGGCGATAACATCTTTGATCAGGCTATCATCTGCGATGTTAAACGTATCCACAGAAGGAATATGTTTCTTACAGAGTTCCTGAAAAATGGGTACCAACGTTGCGGATGTATGGACTAGGCCTAGCGTCTTCTTTTTCATAATTTCCTTTTCTCTCAAAGCGTTCCATTCGCCACCTGACCGAAGTAATTCTCCGCTCCAACTTGGCCTCCTTTGAAATTAATTTCAGCCCCATTCAAACAGGGATCCTGCGAATAAACTCGGCAAAGCGGAGCGCCGGGAGACAAAGGTGCAATCATTTCGACCGCTTCGATTCCCATTTGCCTCGCTGCGTAACTTGACGAATCTCCGCCAGCTAAGAGAACCCGCTTCAAGTTCGCTTCCGCGACACAGCGTTTCGCGATCTCACCTAATGCCTTGCCAAACAGTTTACCTGTCTGGCTTTTGAACGTTTCTAGAGTCATGCCGGATCGCAAAAACGCCTCTTGCGTGCGGGCAAGTCGTGCATCTTCTCCACCTCTTGCAGTATGAACAACTACCGGACTCCCAGAGCGAAGGCGAGCCACAGCTCCCTCGATCACACGGTCCTTCTCCGAGGTGGAATCCTCCGCATTCGCAAGTCTGCTGGTATCGAGAGCGACTTCAGCAAAGCCATTCTCTAAAGCCCAATCTATCTGACCGCTTGTAACCGGCGAACAACTACCGGACACTACTAGTAGATTCGTAACGGGATCCACCGCTGGAAACTGAGTTATCGGTACCAGAGAGCCGGAACGTTCCCACTCCCTTCCCAAAGCCATTTCCACGCCGGAGGAGCCCACGCTAAAGAGCGTGTCGCCTATCCTATCGGCTGCCCTCTCTAAAGCGCCACCGATCATACCGAGATGACTCTCGCTGAGCGTATCGATAACAAGAACCTGCTCTCCTCCTCTTTCTTCGGAAAATTCAAACCCAGCCTCGAGTTCTGGGAAATCGACAACGCCAATTTCCAACTCGGTTTGCTGAGCCAAATGCATAGCAAGGTTGGCCTCTTTCATAGGTGTTACCGGATGACGGCTAATCGACGGGTGACGATCCAAGCGGTAAACACGACCAGTGCTTCCGATCCCCATTTTTGCATACAAATTGCCAAAGCTAACATAACGGCCTAAAGCCGGAGCCCCCACAACCACAGGGGTTAACTTGTTTTTGAATACACTTCTTCCGGTTTCGATTGCTCGTCCGATGTTTCCTATCTCCGGCGATGAATCGAAGGTGGAGCAAACCTTATAATGCAAATGCCGTGGCTCGAGTTTCTTCAATTCCGATAAATCTGCCCGCAATCGCTGCTCCATCGGACCGGGAGCCATAGAGCGAGTAAGACCCGCTACGCCTACGGCATCCAAGTCTGGAAAACGCTGCAGCTGCTCAGGACTCGGAGGTTCGACAAAAAGAACCGCTCTCGCTCCGGCACGCGTTAGAAATTCAAGCGCGTCGGTCGAGCCTGTAAAGTCATCGGCATAGTAGACGATCTTTAGTTTGGATTCTGCCTCAGGCATAGGAACCGTCTCAGCCTAATTTGCCTCCAAACTTTTCAACCGAAGCCCCAAACTCTGGATACGCCTTGGCAGCCTCTTCCAAAGACTGACCGCCAACTGCCGCTAGCCAAGCTTGTTGCAAAGCCTTAACTCCACCGCTCGGCCCACCCGGGTGGGCCATGATGCCTCCCCCCGCCATGTAAAGCAGATCGACCGTTGGCACGCGTCGGTAGGTCTCGAACGCTTGTCCGCCCCATTGCCCCGAAGAGACAACCGGCAAAACGCTGTAGCCACCGAGAAGCGGCTTGGAGCAGGCTTCCATGGAACGGGTTACGGAGTCGTCGCTCTCCCAGAACTTATTGGCAATCCCGTTTACGTGGATTTGGTCCACGCCCGCTAAGCGCCAAAGCTTCTGGTAAGCGGGAAACTCGATGCCCAACAGCGGATGCCTGTTCATCATTCCCCAGCCATTACGATGCCCATGGATCGCCAGCTGGCCAAGATCACAGATCTTCTTAGCGCCTGCAAGACCGACACTATTCAAACTGATCATGGCACAAGTGCCGCCCGCTTCTACGACCGCATCGTAGTTCCGCATCATTTGGTCCATCTCGTCGGACACGTTGAAAGCGTACATGATCTTCTTTCCGGTGCGTTCCGCGTGCTCGTTGATTACCGCCATGATGGCAGATACGCGCTCCGCAAAAGGAGAATTCGCGGAGCTCGAAAGCAATTCATCATCCTTGATGAAGTCGATACCCGCTTCGACTAAAACCTTGACCAAGTCCGCGGTATCGCTGGGTGAAAGCCCCACACTTGGCTTGATGATCGTGCCAATGAGGGGACGGTCATAAGCTCCTGTCAGTTTACGACACCCTTCCACTCCAAAGGCTGGCCCGCGGTATTGAGACCGAAACGAATCCGGCACCTCTATGTCCATCAGCTTTAAGCCAGTGAACTGAGTCAGCTCGTAAAGGTTTCCCTGCAGGGTAGAAACCATGGTCGGCAGATTGTATCCAAAATTTTCAATAGACCAAGAAACCCGTACCTTTGCACGGCGATAGGAATCGAAGCTAAGCTTCTCGCTCGGAATGCTTGGCCGATCTACCGTATCCAGTTCTTCAATAGCCTCGACTCTCGCCGCAAATCGAGTCTTAAGCTCCTCCGTTTCTCCGGGAACCGAGACGAAGGTGCCGGAAGATTGTTCCCCCGCTAAGGTGGCGGCAGCCTTTTCAAGCGGGTAAGGAGTCTCTATATAATAATCTGCAGTGACTCGCTCCATTAGGTCGCAACCTTTCCTGCTGCACGCATCGCGGACCGTTGAACCGAAATCTGGTAGCTACCAGACACCGCTTCATAAAGAAGCCAGCCGTCTCGCTTTTCTAGCAAATCGAGTCCCTCGGATTCCACTGTTTCCTCCTCAGCTGCTGGTACCCAAACCGTTGCGCTCGCGTTGGCGGGAATCGTGAAATCCCAATTCCAAGTTTCATCGGATAAACGCCACGAGCTCTTATACAGACCGTTAACACTTCGGTAGCTCGCCTCGACCCAATCAAGCCCTTGGCAAGGATACGGCTTAAGCTTCGCTTTGGAAAAGCCGCATGCAGTGTGATCCAATTCTATGCCGGCTACATGGCTGTACAACCACTCTCCCACCGAACCGAGCGAGTAGTGGTTAAAGGAATTCATGGTCGGTTCGAAAAACCCATCCTCCTCTGTCCAGCCATTCCAACGTTCCCAGATGGTGGTGGCTCCATGCTTTACTGGATACAGCCACGAGGGATAGGTGTCCTGCAGAAGTAGTTTGTAGGCGACCTCTGGATACCCTGCTTCGGTCAGCACTGGATTTAGGAAACGGATTCCCACAAATCCAGTACTCAGATGCCAATCGAGCTTGTAAATATTCTCTACCAGGCGAGCCGCAGCCGCGTCTCTTAGCTCCTCCGGCAAGAGGTTCATAGCGAGGGCAAGCAGATAGGCAGTCTGCGTTTCCACCGTCATGCTTCCATCCTCGTTTACGAACTCGGATTGGAAAGCGGCTTTTACCTTTTCGAAGGTTTCCTCAAATCGCTCCGCTTCCGCATTCTTTCCAAGCGAACGAGCCATCTCCGCCATCATCGCCGCATCGCTGGCCCAATAAGCGGTGGCCAAAAGGTTCTTCATGGGAGAATGGGTACGAAATTCGCGATCCGAGGGAATGCACAGCCAATCGCCGTAATTGTTTCGCAGATCGTTCAGGCGCAAATAGTTGGGATTCGTTCGCTCGAGGTAATCCAACCACGCGGTCATCGCCTGCCAATGCGATTCAACCATACGGGTGTCGCCGTAAACACGCCAAATGGTATGAGGGATTATGATACCGGCATCCGCCCAAGCGGCTCCCCCGATCAGGTCGTCGAGGCCGATAAAATTCTCTCCTTCCCGCAAACGCGGAGCGGTGTCGGGAAAGATCCCCTCCTCGGTCTGGGCGTCTTCGACATCCACCATCCACTTGGTGAAGAAGCCAGCCACGTCCATATTGTAGGTCGCGGTACGCAGGAAGATTTGCGCATCGCCCATCCAGCCGAGGCGTTCATCTCTCTGAGGACAGTCGGTCGGAACCGATAGAAAATTGTCCTTCTGAGACCATAGCCCGTTTTTCCAGAGCCTCGTCACATCTGGGTTCGAGCACTTGAACTCTCCTGCCGGAGGCGTTCCGGAATGTATCACGCAAGCGGTTACGCAGCTACCCTCCTCAGGCTCGGCTAAGCCAGTCACTTCAATATACTGGAAGCCATGGAAGGTAAAGCGTGGTTGCCAAAGCTCTTCGCCGTCGCCTTTGCAAATATAAACATCGGTCGACTTCGCCAAACGGAGGTTTTCCGTGTAGAGCGTCCCGTCTGGTTTGAGTTTTTCTCCAAAACGGATCTGGATCCGAGTCCCTCTTGGTTGGCGGACCTTCAGTCGCGCCCAACCTGAAATGTTTTGCCCAATGTCGAAGATGAATACGCCGGGCTCTATCTCATTCTTGGATAGAGGTTCGATCGTTTCAATAATCCGAACTGGCTCAGAACGCTGAGAGCAGAGCTCTACTGCGGGTGTCTCTACTTCAAGAGAAGAAAGCCAGCCGGCATCATCAAAATCCGGAAGACTCCATCCATCATGCTCTCGCCGGGCGTCGTAGCTTTCGCCCATCATAAAATCGGAACTCAGAATCGGACCTGTTTCGCAACGCCAGGTCGAATCGGTACAAATCGTTTCAACCTTGCCACCTTCGTATTCGATTTCCAACTGCGCCGAAAAACTATTCTGCAAATCTCCGTAACGAGCTCGGGTTTCCTGCCAACCAACATAGCCACTCCACCAACCATCTCCCAAAATGACGCCAATCGCGGATTGTCCGGCGCCCGAGATGAGATCAGTCACATCGTAAGTTCGGCAGTGGATGCGGGTATCGTAATCCGTCCATTCGGGAGCAAGCAGATCTTTCCCCACCCTTTTTCCGTCGAGCTCTACTTCTACCAGACCTCGAGCAGTCACGTAGAGCGTAGCCCTAGCGGGAGCGCCATTTACCGGAAAGCTCTTGCGAAACTGGGTCGGCGTTCCGCAATCCTTGAGAGTTGGAACTGTCGCTTCCTCATCCCGTTCGATCACTTCAGGGTCCGCTGCTATCCATTTAGACAACCATGCCTCTTTTCCCAATAGTCCCATCGTCCACATCGCAACCGGCGAAATGTGAGAATGCCCTAGCTCATCCTCTACCAGGACTCTCCAAAAACAACGATCACGTGAACCGAGAGCCTTTCCCTCGTATTCAATCTGGGAGACAACTTCGCTCTGTACAGTGCCACTATCCCATAGGTCCGCAGTCACAAGCTCTAAAGCCTCTTCAGTGGAGGCGACTTGAATACGTCGGCTGACTTGCTTAGCGCCCCTGCGACCACATTCCAGCGTGTAACTGAGACGAGGCTTTCGTTCATCCAAACCTAGTGGGTTGGACAGGTATTCACAACGAAGATTGTCGATTCTGAAGCCAGATGACATAGGGTAAGAGGTGATTCAGTAATTGGATTTAGACGGTCCGAGGCAGTCGTTCCTCAAAGATCAACAGAACTCTATTCTTCGTGAGCATCAGGCTTAACCCAAAGGATTGCCGTGGAGAACCATAGCACCATGCCAACAGCCATGAATATGTAATGAGTTTCGGTTTCCATAACCCCCGAATAAACTAAAATAGCGGGCAGCACCGAAAGAGTGAGTCCTAAGTACGATACGATTTTTAAAAGATTCATAGGGATTACTTGAAATAGACTGTGGAAGGTTTGGAGAAATTTTGCTGCAAGGCACTGCACACAGTGTAGAGAACCACCGCGAGTATCCACGCTGGTAATACTTGCATGAAAAAGTCTGGTTTGTAGTGGGCCAAGAAACCGGGTAAAACGTCGTTGACCCATGCAAAACTAGGATACGCCTCTTTCGCGAAAAGGAAGAAGCAGACAATGAAAGACCCGAACCAACCAACCATCGCGGGCCAACTAGCGAGTAGCTTTCGCTTTTCCGCCCAAAAGCGGGTCAGGCCCAATTTTGGGAAGACCCAATAATCAAAGAAAATAAAGGCTCCCAGCGGCATGAAAAAGAGACCGTAATAGGCGACGATCTTATCGAGGTAGAAAGTGATCGCCGGGATACACGCAGCTACCATCATTCCGATCCCTGCGTACATGGTGATCTTCCAGCGGCTCCAATTCGGAGTCGCCACCTGGAATGCCAAGCCTGCCCGATAGAGCGTCGGATTCGCAGTCGACCATCCGGCAAGCACCACGCAAACGAGCCCTGCCCAGCCAGCGCCCAACCACGCGATATTGCCCGGAGTGGGATTTGCATCCGCTCCATTGGCTGCGAAGAATGCGGCGCACATGATTCCCGAACAGATCCAAGCGATGTAGTGCCCGATGAACATGCCGAATGCGGAGGCGAAACCATACTGCCACTTTTTCGCGTATCGAAAAATCGTTACATCCCCCATGCCCATGTGCTGCGAGATATTGCAAAGCCATGCAAGACCGACGCAGCTCCAGAAGCCGTACTTGGATACTCCCGGTGTGGGAACACCGGTCCAAATTTTCTCCCGAGCCGCCTGCATGAAATCACCAGGACTGTGAACTCCCAAAATTGGCAAACTAGCCAAGGCTCCAGCGATAAAAACAAACGGCATCCAAGGGGCGCAAATCTTGGCAAAATGCGTCATCTTCTCGAATCCCAAGATGGCGAGCGCCGAAATGACCGCTCCCACGAAGACAGCGATCCCGATCCAAGGAAGACTCGGAAAAATCTCCCCTGCCGCGTAATTCGGGCTGTCGATTCCAAATGGATGAGCGATGGCTGTAGTGGATACACTGACCATCGACCCCGCTAGCACGCACATGATCAGAGCAAACAAGGCGGAGTACAGGACCGTCGCGTAAGGACCAGCGATTTTCCGGATTTGCCAATAGACGGTGAGTCGCTCCTTTACTGCGATCGGGGCGCACATCAAAGCCCAACTGAGCACCGCTAGGATATTCCCCACCAACAGGCCCACCAGAGCGTCAAAGGCGGAAACCCCGTGAACCACAAGCAAGGTTCCTAACACGAACTCAGTACCCGCCACGTGTTCGCTGGAAAACATGGCGATGAACGACTTGGCGCCGTGCAATTTATCTTGAGAGACAGGTTCTCTCTCGAATTCGTTAACCGCGTCGAGTCGATCGACTAAGGTTTGTTTCGGGGATTCAGGATTGCTCATTTAGAGAGGTGATGGGGCTTTTGTAATCGAATAAAAAATACGGAAAACTACTTCGCTCTTAGCCAAACAGTCATATCGGTATCGCCTCGGTTCCCCCACGCATAGTAGGGAACCAATTCGAGTTCGATGGCTTCCGGCTCGGAGGCTACGGCCTTGCGATACAAGCTGGATTCGTCCCATTCGGGACTTTTCATATTCCACGCGGGGAGCGTAAGGGCCTTCACAGTCGTGTTCTCTATCTCCTTTTCGGAAAAGGCTACCCCTTGGGCTGCGGTCTTTAGGTCCAGAGCGACGTCCATGATATCGACTCCTTCGGGGAGGTCATTTGATTCCACGCAATAGACCAAGGGGCCGTATTTTACCGCGACTTGACCCAGCGTCTCTTCAACCAATGGATTCGATTCGTAGAGGCTGACTTCAAAGCCGATTTCCAGATTAACCACGTCTCCAGATTTCCACTTCCGAGCAAGTTCGAAGTATTGTCCGCCTTTAACGTTCTCGGCGACGACCTCGCCATTAACCGACACAGACGTCGAAGAGCTTTCCGCCCAAGAAGGGATACGAAGCTTCAGGCTGGTCTTGGACTTGGGAGCTTCTTCGATTTCGAGGGCGACAGAACCGTCCCATGGATAATTTGTCTTCTGGCTCAGCTTGATACGCTGTCCGTCTTTCCACTCTGTATCCAATTCGCTCGCCCCATAGAGGTTAACAAAGAGCGAACCCTCGGCGAGGGAGTAAACGTGGTTGTGAACTTCCGCGATTGTCCGGAGCACGTTGGGCGGGCAGCAGAAGCTAGACTTGATATTTGGCGCCCGATTGAGGGGCCAACGGAGTGGCCATTTATCCCGTTCTAGTTTGCGAAGCGGGTTCGCGTAAAAGTAATGAGTCCCCTCCAGACTGATACCTGCCATAACCCCATTATAGAGCGTTTGCTCGAAAAGGTCCGCGTATTCAGATTCTCCCGTCAAGGTTAGCATCCGCCAGTTCCAAAGGTTGTACCCGATGGTGGCGCAGGTCTCATTGTAGGCGGTGCTATTCGGCAGTTGATAGTCGCGGCCGTAGGCTTGGTGTACCAACTTGATAGAATGATGATCCTTGGATCCATCAGGGGAAGCTCCGTCGTACAGAGCTCCTGTCATACCCGTGATGTAGAGCTTTTGCGTGGCCACATCATCAGCGATTTTCTCCAGAGGATCCAGCAAGGTGCTATCTCCATTTTCCGCCACCACATCCGCTACGCCCGCATAGAGGTAGTTGGCTCGCACAGCGTGTCCGACCGCTTCAGTCATTTCGCGAAACGGAACTCGATCCTGATTATGGTCGCTGCCAATGTCTTCCGGGACCAAGCTTCGGATTTCGATCATTTGAGTTCCGAGTTCCTTGTATTTCTCGTCACCGGTTACTCGATACAACTCCATGACACCCATGTAATGGGAGGGGCAAATAGCATTGCGGGCCAAGTCTTCCGGAACTTCGCGGCAGAGCCCGTCGATGTAGTCCGCCGCTTTGATCGCCAACTTTAGCATGCTGTCTTTCCCCGTGACTCGATGATGCAAGCACGCAGCCGTGATGAGGTGCCCCATATTGTAGGTTTCGAAGTGCTCGCGATCAGCGAATTCCTTGGCCTGCTCTACACCCTGCCGTTGCGGGATAATCGTCTTGGTATGCAAATAACCATCTTCTCGCTGAGCCTTGCCCACCACCTCGATGATCATGTCCATCAGCTCATCAAGCTTAGGGTCCTGGGTCACGGCGTAGACATTCACCACCGCTTCGAACCATTTTAGAAAATCGCCATCGTTGAAAGGAGGGCCATGGAAATGCCCGTCGCGACCGTTTCCCATGCCAGCAGCTAACAAGTAGTTCGACCAAGCATGGCTTTCGTAGTCGTCCTGAAACAGCTCCCACATGTAAGGGATCATGGAGTCTTGAAGCACTTGGAAACGCTCTCCCCAGAAGCCTTGGCCCCAATGCACATCGTCGATGTCGACCATGTACATTTCCGCATAAGGTGAAGCTGAAGTATCGACCAGAGAACGTTCTCCGGCGTGGGAAGCGACAGCAAGGGCAAGGGACGAAGACAGGAATGAAATTCGTTTAAGCATAGGATCTACAGTCTGTTTTGTCAGGGTGACACAGACATCGCGTTTTGTGGGGGCACGGTGTCAGGTCAGGGGTTATACTTTGGATGCCGAAACTGTTTACACTACCTCTGGGGCAATGAAACAATCCGGCTATTTCAATTGGGTCGGGTACAAAAAATAGGGATCAACTACAGCTAAAGCGAATTATCCCCATGACAAGAATTTTATGAAACAGTGTTTATTTCACTCTATTTCACAACTTCAATTTCAGAATTTTGAAAATTTTCAGCGAGCGGGCTGCGAGGGGTTAACACGCTGGCAACCGCGTCTCTCCACTGCCCAAGCAGCTTCTCAACCTCCGAGTCCACCATGGAAGGCCGAAACCTCACCCCTGCGGCACGATTCAGGAAAAAGTCGGAAGGTTTCTCGAGCAGCCCCATCCCGATCAATCCGGATAGCATCGCTCCCATGGGAGAACACTCCGGCGTCGTAGCGATACCAATTTCCACGCCACAAAGATCGGCGGCAAACTGCATGAGGAAACGATTGGAAGTGGGACCTCCATCGGCGTTCAGACTTTTGAGCCTCAAACCCGCCTCGCTCTGCATGACAGAGAGCGCTTCGCAAATCTGATAAGCGATGGATTCCTGCCCTGCCCGCACCACATG
It encodes the following:
- a CDS encoding aspartate/glutamate racemase family protein — translated: MKKKTLGLVHTSATLVPIFQELCKKHIPSVDTFNIADDSLIKDVIAKGELTPATARRVVEHVGSAAAAGADYILVTCSSIGKAVEAAAELTGVPVLRVDQPMADQAVAAGTRIGVIATLPTTLGPTADLVVRRAAIAGKKIELVESLCEGAFEALMSGDAATHDQKVADALKSLAKEVDVILLAQASMARVVDTLSPEDRRTPIFASPPIAMEYLSQILRS
- a CDS encoding four-carbon acid sugar kinase family protein — translated: MPEAESKLKIVYYADDFTGSTDALEFLTRAGARAVLFVEPPSPEQLQRFPDLDAVGVAGLTRSMAPGPMEQRLRADLSELKKLEPRHLHYKVCSTFDSSPEIGNIGRAIETGRSVFKNKLTPVVVGAPALGRYVSFGNLYAKMGIGSTGRVYRLDRHPSISRHPVTPMKEANLAMHLAQQTELEIGVVDFPELEAGFEFSEERGGEQVLVIDTLSESHLGMIGGALERAADRIGDTLFSVGSSGVEMALGREWERSGSLVPITQFPAVDPVTNLLVVSGSCSPVTSGQIDWALENGFAEVALDTSRLANAEDSTSEKDRVIEGAVARLRSGSPVVVHTARGGEDARLARTQEAFLRSGMTLETFKSQTGKLFGKALGEIAKRCVAEANLKRVLLAGGDSSSYAARQMGIEAVEMIAPLSPGAPLCRVYSQDPCLNGAEINFKGGQVGAENYFGQVANGTL
- a CDS encoding ribulose-bisphosphate carboxylase large subunit family protein, with translation MERVTADYYIETPYPLEKAAATLAGEQSSGTFVSVPGETEELKTRFAARVEAIEELDTVDRPSIPSEKLSFDSYRRAKVRVSWSIENFGYNLPTMVSTLQGNLYELTQFTGLKLMDIEVPDSFRSQYRGPAFGVEGCRKLTGAYDRPLIGTIIKPSVGLSPSDTADLVKVLVEAGIDFIKDDELLSSSANSPFAERVSAIMAVINEHAERTGKKIMYAFNVSDEMDQMMRNYDAVVEAGGTCAMISLNSVGLAGAKKICDLGQLAIHGHRNGWGMMNRHPLLGIEFPAYQKLWRLAGVDQIHVNGIANKFWESDDSVTRSMEACSKPLLGGYSVLPVVSSGQWGGQAFETYRRVPTVDLLYMAGGGIMAHPGGPSGGVKALQQAWLAAVGGQSLEEAAKAYPEFGASVEKFGGKLG
- a CDS encoding alpha-L-rhamnosidase, with amino-acid sequence MSSGFRIDNLRCEYLSNPLGLDERKPRLSYTLECGRRGAKQVSRRIQVASTEEALELVTADLWDSGTVQSEVVSQIEYEGKALGSRDRCFWRVLVEDELGHSHISPVAMWTMGLLGKEAWLSKWIAADPEVIERDEEATVPTLKDCGTPTQFRKSFPVNGAPARATLYVTARGLVEVELDGKRVGKDLLAPEWTDYDTRIHCRTYDVTDLISGAGQSAIGVILGDGWWSGYVGWQETRARYGDLQNSFSAQLEIEYEGGKVETICTDSTWRCETGPILSSDFMMGESYDARREHDGWSLPDFDDAGWLSSLEVETPAVELCSQRSEPVRIIETIEPLSKNEIEPGVFIFDIGQNISGWARLKVRQPRGTRIQIRFGEKLKPDGTLYTENLRLAKSTDVYICKGDGEELWQPRFTFHGFQYIEVTGLAEPEEGSCVTACVIHSGTPPAGEFKCSNPDVTRLWKNGLWSQKDNFLSVPTDCPQRDERLGWMGDAQIFLRTATYNMDVAGFFTKWMVDVEDAQTEEGIFPDTAPRLREGENFIGLDDLIGGAAWADAGIIIPHTIWRVYGDTRMVESHWQAMTAWLDYLERTNPNYLRLNDLRNNYGDWLCIPSDREFRTHSPMKNLLATAYWASDAAMMAEMARSLGKNAEAERFEETFEKVKAAFQSEFVNEDGSMTVETQTAYLLALAMNLLPEELRDAAAARLVENIYKLDWHLSTGFVGIRFLNPVLTEAGYPEVAYKLLLQDTYPSWLYPVKHGATTIWERWNGWTEEDGFFEPTMNSFNHYSLGSVGEWLYSHVAGIELDHTACGFSKAKLKPYPCQGLDWVEASYRSVNGLYKSSWRLSDETWNWDFTIPANASATVWVPAAEEETVESEGLDLLEKRDGWLLYEAVSGSYQISVQRSAMRAAGKVAT
- a CDS encoding purine-cytosine permease family protein: MSNPESPKQTLVDRLDAVNEFEREPVSQDKLHGAKSFIAMFSSEHVAGTEFVLGTLLVVHGVSAFDALVGLLVGNILAVLSWALMCAPIAVKERLTVYWQIRKIAGPYATVLYSALFALIMCVLAGSMVSVSTTAIAHPFGIDSPNYAAGEIFPSLPWIGIAVFVGAVISALAILGFEKMTHFAKICAPWMPFVFIAGALASLPILGVHSPGDFMQAAREKIWTGVPTPGVSKYGFWSCVGLAWLCNISQHMGMGDVTIFRYAKKWQYGFASAFGMFIGHYIAWICSGIMCAAFFAANGADANPTPGNIAWLGAGWAGLVCVVLAGWSTANPTLYRAGLAFQVATPNWSRWKITMYAGIGMMVAACIPAITFYLDKIVAYYGLFFMPLGAFIFFDYWVFPKLGLTRFWAEKRKLLASWPAMVGWFGSFIVCFFLFAKEAYPSFAWVNDVLPGFLAHYKPDFFMQVLPAWILAVVLYTVCSALQQNFSKPSTVYFK
- a CDS encoding glycoside hydrolase family 127 protein — its product is MLKRISFLSSSLALAVASHAGERSLVDTSASPYAEMYMVDIDDVHWGQGFWGERFQVLQDSMIPYMWELFQDDYESHAWSNYLLAAGMGNGRDGHFHGPPFNDGDFLKWFEAVVNVYAVTQDPKLDELMDMIIEVVGKAQREDGYLHTKTIIPQRQGVEQAKEFADREHFETYNMGHLITAACLHHRVTGKDSMLKLAIKAADYIDGLCREVPEDLARNAICPSHYMGVMELYRVTGDEKYKELGTQMIEIRSLVPEDIGSDHNQDRVPFREMTEAVGHAVRANYLYAGVADVVAENGDSTLLDPLEKIADDVATQKLYITGMTGALYDGASPDGSKDHHSIKLVHQAYGRDYQLPNSTAYNETCATIGYNLWNWRMLTLTGESEYADLFEQTLYNGVMAGISLEGTHYFYANPLRKLERDKWPLRWPLNRAPNIKSSFCCPPNVLRTIAEVHNHVYSLAEGSLFVNLYGASELDTEWKDGQRIKLSQKTNYPWDGSVALEIEEAPKSKTSLKLRIPSWAESSSTSVSVNGEVVAENVKGGQYFELARKWKSGDVVNLEIGFEVSLYESNPLVEETLGQVAVKYGPLVYCVESNDLPEGVDIMDVALDLKTAAQGVAFSEKEIENTTVKALTLPAWNMKSPEWDESSLYRKAVASEPEAIELELVPYYAWGNRGDTDMTVWLRAK